One genomic region from Anticarsia gemmatalis isolate Benzon Research Colony breed Stoneville strain chromosome 7, ilAntGemm2 primary, whole genome shotgun sequence encodes:
- the LOC142974485 gene encoding uncharacterized protein LOC142974485 has protein sequence MAPAFRLRWVVRWLVSVVAWGALCGGGRAHSPSLMPALTPPCPTHCICLSQSQVVCNSATLRGVPSALSASVTQLSLSRADLRVLRSDAFAHLRQLRRLALDACNLTRIRPFAFRGLPRLRELYIQHTPLATVDAFAFAALQNITSIVLTHNRIAQIEGYAFAGTNFIKLISLRNNPIKRILAHAFSGLNDVAQIELPSGIRSIEPLAFAGLEGVGVLELAYMDLPAVLPDTFRGLVRVGRLALRESDLGVVRVGAFDGLQRVDTLEICNNKVDGIEELSLVQNNSVNTFKLTGNHMLETPEAVILEVDNIVIRGNHLPCECGRDPLANPLALTQDFAEENFCISPLKVRGRSLGSVGAGGVGCRGEAGGSARARAAAGAGARRTPDALSSPRLALTTATLVFLASS, from the exons ATGGCCCCCGCCTTTAGACTCAG ATGGGTGGTGCGTTGGTTGGTGTCGGTGGTCGCGTGGGGCGCGCTgtgcggcggcgggcgcgcgcacTCGCCCTCGCTCATGCCCGCGTTGACGCCGCCATGTCCTACACACTGCATCTGTCTCTCACAGTCACAG GTGGTGTGCAACAGCGCCACACTGCGCGGCGTGCCGTCAGCGCTGAGCGCGAGCGTCACTCAACTGTCTCTGTCGCGCGCAGACCTGCGCGTGCTACGATCCGACGCATTCGCGCATCTGCGGCAACTACGAAGACTGGCGCTGGACGCTTGTAATCTGACGCGTATTCGACCCTTCGCGTTCCGAGGACTCCCGCGACTTCGCGAACTTTACATACAACACACACCGCTCGCCACGGTAGACGCTTTTGCGTTTGCGGCTTTACAGAACATTACATCGATCGTCTTAACCCATAACAGGATCGCCCAAATTGAGGGATACGCTTTTGCCGGaaccaattttataaaactcataTCTCTTCGAAATAATCCCATCAAACGAATATTAGCGCATGCGTTTTCTGGCCTTAACGATGTTGCGCAGATAGAACTACCATCAGGAATAAGGTCTATCGAGCCGCTAGCATTTGCCGGATTAGAAGGTGTCGGCGTCCTCGAACTTGCATACATGGATTTGCCAGCGGTACTGCCTGATACTTTCCGAGGACTCGTGCGCGTCGGCCGACTCGCACTACGCGAATCTGATCTAGGCGTTGTGCGCGTAGGTGCATTCGATGGTCTGCAACGAGTGGATACGTTAGAAATATGTAACAACAAAGTAGATGGCATCGAAGAACTCTCTTTAGTTCAAAACAATAGCGTCAACACATTTAAACTAACCGGAAATCACATGCTCGAGACACCAGAGGCGGTCATTTTAGAAGTGGACAATATAGTGATTCGCGGCAACCATTTGCCGTGCGAGTGTGGACGAGATCCATTGGCTAATCCACTAGCACTTACTCAAGACTTCGCGGAGGAGAATTTTTGTATTTCACCGCTGAAAGTGCGCGGTCGTAGTCTGGGGAGCGTGGGCGCCGGCGGAGTGGGATGCCGCGGCGAGGCGGGCGGCAGTGCGCGCGCGCGAGCCGCGGCCGGCGCCGGCGCGCGCCGCACTCCGGACGCGCTGTCTTCACCGAGGCTGGCCCTCACCACCGCCACACTGGTGTTTCTCGCTAGTAGCTAG